The proteins below come from a single Candidatus Anaeroferrophillus wilburensis genomic window:
- a CDS encoding ABC transporter ATP-binding protein: MKKDSWTIYRRLLGYSRPYAARVAIAVVASVVVAGADVSVAKLIQPLVDKILAAGESSVIIYVPIVIVSLAVIKSTARYLQEYFIKTAGQLVVQDIRNDIYSHSLALSMGYFFRHASGNLMSRILNDVGVMQRSAADVLVDGIRESFTLVGLIGLAFYTDWKLALLAFLVLPVAVVPAAAIGRKIKSNTRRGQQTMGFLTTILQETFAGIKIVKSFGREDDERARFRDENLNYYRFMRKVIKYDSVARPMVELLGSFGIAGVAWYGMRRVYSGSITQGELFSFIAAIGMMYSPFKRLTRVNNQVQKSVAAAERVFEVTDEKPDIVDAADALAVDQVAGSVVFDRVTFAYEVQPVLQEFSLAVSPGEVVALVGPSGAGKSTIVGLLNRFYDPQQGSITVDGIDIRQFTMASLTASIALVDQETFLFHDSIKNNIRYGRPEASDEDVRLAALQAYADEFISQLPEGYETSIGDRGVRLSGGQRQRLCIARAILHDAPILILDEATSALDTESEAMVQKALANLMKNRTTFVIAHRLSTVRNADMIVVLEAGRLIDKGTHEELLAKGGLYKNLYDLQFDDKP; the protein is encoded by the coding sequence TTGAAAAAAGACAGCTGGACTATATACCGACGCCTTTTGGGGTATTCCCGTCCCTATGCTGCCCGGGTGGCCATTGCCGTGGTTGCTTCCGTGGTGGTGGCTGGCGCCGATGTTTCCGTTGCTAAGTTGATCCAGCCGCTGGTGGATAAGATCCTTGCTGCCGGTGAGAGTTCGGTGATCATCTATGTACCGATTGTTATTGTTTCGCTGGCCGTGATTAAAAGTACGGCCCGTTATCTGCAGGAATACTTTATCAAGACCGCCGGCCAACTGGTTGTCCAGGATATCCGCAATGATATCTACTCCCATTCCCTGGCGTTATCGATGGGATATTTTTTCCGTCATGCTTCCGGCAACCTTATGTCGCGGATTCTCAATGATGTTGGGGTCATGCAACGTTCTGCAGCGGATGTGCTGGTGGACGGCATCCGAGAAAGTTTTACCCTGGTGGGACTCATTGGCCTGGCATTCTATACCGACTGGAAATTGGCTCTGCTGGCTTTCCTGGTGTTGCCGGTAGCGGTGGTCCCGGCAGCAGCCATAGGGCGCAAGATTAAAAGTAACACCCGCCGCGGGCAGCAGACGATGGGGTTTTTGACCACCATCCTGCAGGAGACCTTTGCCGGCATTAAGATTGTTAAATCGTTTGGCCGGGAGGACGATGAGCGGGCGCGCTTCCGGGATGAAAATCTCAACTACTATCGCTTTATGAGAAAGGTGATCAAATATGATTCAGTGGCTCGTCCCATGGTTGAGCTGCTGGGCTCCTTCGGCATCGCCGGCGTTGCCTGGTATGGCATGCGGCGGGTGTATTCCGGGTCCATAACCCAGGGTGAACTTTTTTCCTTCATCGCTGCCATCGGTATGATGTACAGTCCGTTTAAACGGTTGACAAGGGTCAATAACCAGGTGCAGAAATCGGTAGCGGCAGCTGAGCGGGTCTTCGAAGTGACAGATGAAAAACCTGATATTGTCGATGCTGCCGATGCTCTTGCGGTTGACCAGGTGGCAGGTTCAGTGGTTTTTGATCGGGTTACGTTTGCCTATGAGGTCCAACCGGTTTTGCAGGAGTTTTCCCTTGCCGTGTCTCCGGGAGAGGTGGTTGCTCTGGTGGGTCCCAGCGGGGCGGGAAAATCCACCATTGTCGGTTTATTGAACAGGTTTTATGATCCCCAGCAGGGCTCGATTACCGTAGATGGCATCGATATCCGCCAGTTTACCATGGCCAGCCTAACCGCCAGTATTGCCCTGGTGGATCAGGAAACATTTCTTTTCCATGACTCGATAAAAAATAATATCAGATACGGGCGTCCGGAAGCCAGTGATGAGGACGTCAGGCTGGCGGCGCTGCAGGCTTACGCGGATGAGTTTATCAGCCAGTTGCCCGAAGGGTATGAGACCAGCATCGGTGACCGGGGCGTCCGTCTTTCCGGTGGTCAGCGGCAGCGGCTCTGTATTGCCCGGGCGATTCTCCACGACGCCCCGATTCTGATTCTTGATGAGGCGACCAGCGCTCTGGATACCGAAAGTGAAGCGATGGTTCAGAAAGCCCTGGCCAATCTGATGAAGAACCGAACAACCTTTGTTATTGCCCACCGGCTGTCAACTGTGCGCAATGCGGATATGATCGTTGTGCTGGAAGCGGGCAGACTGATCGACAAGGGAACTCACGAAGAGCTGCTGGCCAAGGGTGGACTGTACAAAA